The following coding sequences are from one Cenarchaeum symbiosum A window:
- a CDS encoding ribosomal protein S27E (COG2051): MAAASIQVPEPTSRFVKIECESCGSPTIVYSMAKSAVNCRFCGNLLAEPAGGKAVLFGKLQAIVDGLPKIEIRTVQKAAAKKPPVLLLDTMIIHRLLDGSSINEFKDGLTDKDITFILLDRILTETIHMEKHEYGAVLTSEEIVERLGKMATVEKRELNHAEDYMLDAKDLFESGRYVDAQGKPLSMTDCTLLKYAMKWDDMELVTQDRTLKDALAREQESAGA, translated from the coding sequence TTGGCAGCAGCAAGCATACAGGTGCCGGAGCCCACCAGCCGGTTTGTAAAGATAGAGTGTGAATCGTGCGGCTCGCCCACCATCGTGTATTCGATGGCCAAGAGCGCCGTAAACTGCAGGTTCTGCGGCAACCTCCTGGCCGAGCCTGCCGGCGGCAAGGCCGTCCTGTTCGGGAAGCTGCAGGCCATAGTGGACGGGCTCCCAAAGATAGAGATCAGGACCGTCCAGAAGGCAGCTGCCAAAAAGCCGCCGGTGCTCCTGCTTGATACCATGATAATACACAGGCTGCTCGACGGCAGCAGCATAAACGAGTTCAAGGACGGGCTCACAGACAAGGATATAACGTTCATACTGCTTGACAGGATACTGACCGAGACTATCCACATGGAAAAGCACGAGTACGGCGCGGTGCTCACATCCGAGGAGATAGTGGAGAGGCTGGGCAAGATGGCCACGGTCGAAAAGCGGGAGCTCAACCACGCAGAAGACTATATGCTCGACGCAAAGGATCTATTCGAGTCGGGCAGGTATGTGGACGCGCAGGGCAAGCCGCTATCCATGACCGACTGCACGCTGCTCAAGTATGCGATGAAATGGGACGACATGGAACTGGTCACCCAGGACCGGACCCTAAAGGACGCACTGGCACGGGAGCAGGAGAGCGCCGGGGCCTGA